The following proteins are encoded in a genomic region of Cyclonatronum proteinivorum:
- a CDS encoding mechanosensitive ion channel family protein, whose amino-acid sequence MKTFIPAGLLIRMLLTLTLFFTADFIAGPVAAQQASLQTAVQPEEPPAAQIEFEADLQPVLPDTLVIIEAQTDADADERDEAPVEEALEEEVSQLRNLVSFPKILFSVLLLVGAWFVNGFLIRILDNLAERATNYRLFIKRLTPVTRIAIWTFAIYIVIAGVISPPFETVIALTASFGIAVGFASQDILRNIFGGIMIILDRPFQVGDKIQVGEHYGEVKSIGLRSCLIETPDDNTVAIPNGELMNRAVSNANSSALDCQVVAEIFIPATADVMLAKDVARRAVFSSPYLYMNKPVAVIALNELNNRGLFIKLRVKAYVLDIRYEFLFKSDMTEMIVTELNRLGILSSAAPESQPSPGNSRGDNPVKSQEMA is encoded by the coding sequence ATGAAAACTTTTATTCCTGCCGGTCTACTGATTAGGATGCTGCTGACGCTGACGCTGTTTTTCACAGCAGATTTCATAGCAGGGCCGGTTGCTGCTCAGCAAGCCTCTCTGCAAACAGCTGTTCAGCCGGAGGAGCCCCCGGCAGCACAAATTGAGTTTGAAGCTGATCTTCAGCCCGTATTGCCAGACACCCTGGTAATTATTGAGGCGCAGACAGATGCAGATGCGGATGAGCGTGATGAAGCACCGGTTGAGGAAGCGCTGGAAGAAGAGGTGAGTCAGCTCAGAAACCTGGTGTCTTTCCCCAAAATTTTGTTTTCCGTGCTGCTGCTGGTCGGGGCATGGTTCGTAAACGGCTTCCTGATCCGCATCCTGGATAACCTCGCCGAGCGTGCAACCAATTACCGGTTGTTTATCAAGCGGCTCACCCCGGTTACGCGCATCGCGATCTGGACTTTTGCCATTTACATTGTAATTGCCGGGGTCATCAGTCCGCCCTTCGAGACCGTGATTGCGCTCACGGCTTCCTTTGGTATTGCGGTGGGCTTTGCCTCGCAGGATATTCTGCGAAACATTTTCGGAGGCATTATGATCATCCTTGACCGCCCGTTTCAGGTCGGGGATAAAATTCAGGTAGGGGAACACTACGGGGAGGTGAAGAGCATCGGCCTGCGAAGCTGTCTGATTGAGACCCCGGACGATAACACCGTAGCCATTCCCAACGGTGAACTGATGAACCGCGCAGTATCAAACGCCAACTCAAGCGCACTCGACTGTCAGGTTGTGGCCGAAATTTTCATACCGGCAACTGCGGATGTGATGCTCGCCAAAGATGTTGCCCGTCGGGCCGTGTTTTCATCCCCCTATTTATACATGAATAAGCCGGTTGCTGTAATTGCCCTGAATGAGCTCAACAACCGGGGCTTGTTCATTAAGCTTCGGGTGAAGGCCTACGTGCTCGACATCCGCTACGAGTTCCTGTTTAAAAGCGATATGACCGAAATGATCGTGACCGAGCTGAACCGGCTCGGGATATTATCTTCCGCGGCTCCGGAATCGCAGCCTTCTCCCGGAAACAGCCGCGGTGACAATCCGGTGAAAAGTCAGGAAATGGCGTAA
- a CDS encoding coiled-coil domain-containing protein, translating to MPENDSKPLSRPDPVAYDIPETHLSAFFDEALRDSLHRFHGKLTAPFQEVLRSARQQQLRVRGDEAERKRLIRVVLEGLFESLSEVASSELIAKAAALWQEEVEPAVEALPEQLVCVQGDERFQATTGDSAYIRSAKAIKRVAYATAKQFWTFRNQKTEPVPDYHFHQSVPLRRIGRYVLLAQETVFRDTVAFACCELTRIFATLLLDEQHVDESESSQSKGNTPASAVREAETASAQNEGDKAAPPKTDSTSSSSKKDFAFFLKMPAAAQAERITAALNRLEALCGLTTENHPVLRALPDKAIGLARKAGTIELPESRFGSHRVQQQRAAAAKAAAANSAKWQLCFATVIADYGVQLSLSGLEKEMNQLGEKLRELTHAFFRDNCYVPAEKSISLLRAQRELLDEELSRPKLKSRIEQVQLEAKEAFESGIPQEAAQHEVLEKLTGQIRQLITEASLYVQRFGEELVLAESRSLRFPEPLIKTDRLKWRALSTRFLQSKAFRPLDPAAQQLGPFLDKQRLAMEEAAGIAETNLQAAVYAITEKGEADPAEIAQTGLQRAINALESSIVAIREKQDSYEQLVKKGSSSVLRRLEQLMRDRDYSALELQDKAILVQEGALNWQERAQRFAARAGDTFAIAFRYARMKFAGYYAPVARFLGFEPVHAESARERLNLTEYLIRNKSNDEKLPFIYQRLFRRSLLIEQRFYLDAPGNIGHLVTGYEQWRKGIPWSMAVVGQKGSGKSTLIHFFKQSERLKTQVVHIDLSETIYEPGPMLRLISRAAGFSETDSLGELVAKFERSSIRRVIVFEGVQNLYLRNINGYGAISQFWELLSLTSSQVFWVAACSRDAWFFFSRMFSAEQFFSQVLHVDRLSGRDIQQGIMLRHRATGFDAAFLPSPEITKSRAYRKLLGDKKALQQYLQDQYFESLAEMADGNFSVAMIFWVNSISKADASTITLSPIEVADIDALESPSREVQFTLAALIRHDVLTPEQLALALHQPLSGARLMLGRLAAKGLVVKVSQGYTINHLVYRQVTRLLAGKNILH from the coding sequence ATGCCTGAAAATGATTCCAAGCCCCTGTCCCGGCCTGATCCGGTAGCGTACGACATTCCTGAGACGCATTTAAGTGCCTTTTTTGACGAAGCCTTGCGTGATAGCTTACATCGCTTTCACGGCAAACTAACGGCACCTTTTCAGGAAGTACTTCGGTCAGCGCGGCAGCAGCAGCTCCGTGTTCGGGGAGACGAAGCTGAACGGAAACGTCTCATCCGGGTTGTGCTCGAAGGCCTGTTCGAAAGTCTGTCAGAAGTCGCATCCAGCGAGCTGATTGCGAAGGCCGCTGCACTGTGGCAGGAAGAAGTCGAACCGGCAGTTGAAGCGCTCCCCGAACAGCTTGTTTGTGTGCAGGGCGATGAACGCTTTCAGGCGACAACAGGCGACTCAGCCTATATCCGCTCAGCCAAAGCCATAAAACGTGTTGCTTACGCCACAGCTAAACAGTTTTGGACCTTCCGCAACCAGAAAACCGAACCGGTACCGGACTACCACTTTCACCAATCGGTTCCGCTCCGCCGGATTGGGCGGTACGTGCTGCTCGCGCAAGAAACCGTTTTTCGGGATACGGTTGCCTTTGCCTGCTGTGAATTAACCCGCATATTTGCTACGCTCCTGCTTGACGAACAGCATGTCGACGAATCGGAATCCTCCCAAAGTAAAGGCAATACACCGGCGTCCGCGGTTAGGGAAGCGGAAACGGCGTCTGCACAAAATGAAGGGGATAAAGCAGCCCCGCCGAAGACCGACAGTACTTCGTCTTCATCAAAAAAAGATTTTGCCTTTTTCCTGAAAATGCCGGCTGCAGCACAGGCGGAGCGCATCACCGCTGCGCTGAACCGGCTGGAAGCATTATGTGGCCTGACTACCGAAAATCACCCTGTGCTGCGCGCTTTGCCCGATAAAGCCATCGGTCTTGCTCGAAAGGCGGGCACGATTGAGCTTCCGGAGAGCCGTTTTGGTTCGCACCGGGTACAGCAGCAGCGTGCCGCCGCCGCAAAAGCTGCGGCGGCCAATTCTGCAAAATGGCAGCTGTGTTTTGCTACCGTAATCGCTGATTACGGGGTTCAGCTCAGTCTTTCCGGGCTTGAAAAGGAGATGAATCAGCTTGGGGAAAAGCTGCGTGAGCTTACGCATGCCTTTTTTCGGGACAACTGCTATGTGCCGGCGGAAAAGAGCATCAGCCTGTTGCGTGCGCAGCGCGAATTGCTGGACGAGGAGTTGAGCAGACCAAAGCTCAAAAGCCGCATTGAGCAGGTGCAGCTTGAGGCCAAAGAGGCTTTCGAAAGCGGCATCCCTCAGGAAGCGGCACAGCATGAAGTGCTGGAAAAACTGACCGGACAAATCCGGCAGCTCATCACGGAGGCGAGTTTGTATGTGCAGCGTTTTGGGGAGGAACTTGTACTCGCGGAGTCCCGCAGCCTGCGTTTTCCGGAGCCGCTGATCAAAACCGACCGCCTGAAATGGCGGGCTCTTTCCACCCGCTTTTTGCAAAGCAAGGCTTTTCGTCCGCTCGATCCCGCGGCGCAGCAGCTCGGCCCCTTTCTGGATAAACAGCGGCTTGCTATGGAGGAGGCTGCCGGTATTGCGGAAACCAATCTGCAGGCAGCGGTTTATGCCATCACTGAAAAAGGGGAGGCCGATCCCGCGGAAATCGCGCAAACCGGGCTGCAGCGTGCCATTAACGCGCTTGAAAGCAGCATTGTGGCCATTCGCGAAAAGCAGGACAGCTACGAACAGCTCGTAAAAAAGGGGAGCTCGTCGGTCCTCAGGCGTTTGGAGCAGCTCATGCGCGATCGCGACTACAGTGCGCTGGAGCTGCAGGACAAGGCCATTCTTGTGCAGGAAGGCGCCCTGAACTGGCAGGAACGCGCACAGCGGTTTGCCGCACGTGCCGGTGATACATTCGCGATCGCTTTTCGCTATGCGCGCATGAAGTTTGCCGGGTACTACGCTCCCGTTGCCCGTTTTCTCGGATTTGAGCCGGTCCATGCGGAAAGTGCCCGGGAGCGGCTGAATCTTACGGAATACCTGATCCGAAATAAGTCGAATGATGAAAAGCTTCCCTTTATTTATCAGCGGCTGTTTCGCCGGTCGCTGCTGATTGAGCAGCGCTTTTACCTTGATGCGCCGGGTAATATCGGGCACCTGGTAACGGGGTACGAACAGTGGCGCAAAGGCATCCCCTGGAGCATGGCTGTTGTGGGGCAAAAGGGGAGCGGGAAAAGCACCCTCATTCATTTTTTTAAGCAGTCGGAGCGGCTTAAAACACAGGTTGTCCATATCGACTTGTCGGAAACGATATACGAACCGGGTCCCATGCTGCGGCTCATTTCACGGGCCGCCGGCTTTTCGGAAACCGATTCCCTCGGTGAACTCGTCGCTAAATTTGAGCGCAGCAGCATCCGGCGGGTGATTGTTTTTGAGGGGGTTCAAAACCTGTATCTGCGCAATATCAACGGCTATGGTGCCATCAGTCAGTTTTGGGAACTGCTTTCCCTGACCTCCTCACAAGTGTTTTGGGTGGCAGCCTGCAGCCGGGATGCATGGTTCTTTTTTAGCCGCATGTTTAGTGCGGAGCAGTTTTTTTCGCAAGTGCTGCATGTTGACCGTCTTTCGGGCAGGGACATTCAGCAGGGAATCATGCTCAGGCACCGGGCTACAGGTTTTGACGCAGCTTTTTTACCCTCGCCTGAAATCACCAAATCCCGCGCGTATCGCAAACTGCTGGGCGATAAAAAAGCCCTTCAGCAGTACCTTCAGGATCAGTATTTCGAAAGTCTGGCGGAAATGGCCGACGGCAATTTTAGCGTAGCCATGATTTTCTGGGTGAATTCCATTTCCAAAGCGGATGCAAGTACCATCACCCTTTCCCCTATAGAAGTTGCCGACATTGATGCGCTGGAGTCGCCATCGCGGGAGGTGCAGTTTACGCTTGCGGCGCTCATCCGGCATGATGTGCTTACCCCGGAACAGCTGGCGCTAGCCCTGCATCAGCCGCTATCCGGGGCCCGCCTGATGCTCGGGCGCCTCGCTGCCAAAGGCCTCGTAGTTAAGGTAAGTCAGGGCTACACCATCAATCACCTTGTGTACCGGCAGGTGACCCGCCTGCTGGCCGGAAAAAACATCCTTCATTAA